The following proteins come from a genomic window of bacterium:
- a CDS encoding 50S ribosomal protein L23, with protein sequence MRVLRRPLVTEKMSALAEETLVVRQYAFEVEPDANKIQIRNAVEKKFEVKVTSIRTITIRGKMRRYGRFLGKRPDWKKAIITLEKGQTIGLFEHA encoded by the coding sequence ATGCGTGTATTACGCCGTCCGTTAGTTACGGAAAAGATGAGCGCGTTAGCGGAAGAAACGTTGGTTGTTCGGCAGTATGCCTTTGAGGTCGAACCTGACGCCAATAAAATCCAGATTCGAAACGCTGTCGAAAAAAAGTTTGAAGTGAAGGTGACTTCCATCCGCACCATCACGATTCGCGGTAAAATGCGCCGCTACGGTCGATTCTTAGGGAAACGGCCGGATTGGAAAAAGGCGATCATTACGCTGGAAAAAGGACAAACCATCGGGTTGTTCGAGCACGCGTAG
- the rplB gene encoding 50S ribosomal protein L2, which produces MPLKKYNPYTPTRRFAATLDFSEITRETPEKSLLLPRKRTGGRNNMGRITTRHHGGGHKRMIRVVDFKRDKFGIPAKIAHIEYDPGRSARIALLHYADGEKRYSIATVGMKQGDVIMSGPTAEIRAGNSLPLSMIPVGTEICLIELRPGAGAQIARSAGSVVRLMAKEGKYASLRMPSGEIRKISLNCTAVIGQVGNVENENQNYGKAGKSRWLGIRPSVRGVVMNPIDHPMGGGEGRSSGGRHPCTPWGKPTKGYKTRHNKSTEKWIVRHRSAKK; this is translated from the coding sequence ATGCCATTGAAGAAGTATAACCCGTATACGCCGACGCGGCGTTTTGCCGCCACGCTCGACTTTTCGGAAATTACCCGCGAGACGCCGGAGAAGAGCTTATTGCTCCCCCGTAAGCGTACCGGTGGCCGTAACAACATGGGACGAATTACCACTCGTCACCATGGCGGCGGACACAAACGGATGATTCGCGTGGTCGATTTCAAACGCGATAAATTCGGTATCCCGGCGAAAATTGCCCATATCGAATACGACCCGGGTCGCAGCGCCCGCATCGCACTCCTCCATTATGCTGACGGTGAAAAGCGTTACAGTATCGCAACTGTTGGTATGAAGCAGGGCGATGTCATTATGAGCGGTCCGACTGCGGAAATCCGCGCCGGGAACTCATTACCGCTGAGTATGATACCGGTAGGAACAGAAATTTGCTTGATCGAATTACGACCGGGTGCCGGCGCTCAGATTGCCCGAAGTGCTGGGTCGGTTGTTCGACTGATGGCGAAGGAAGGCAAATATGCCTCGCTTCGGATGCCATCTGGTGAGATTCGTAAGATTAGTTTGAATTGTACGGCGGTAATCGGACAAGTCGGAAACGTCGAGAACGAAAACCAGAACTACGGTAAAGCCGGCAAGAGCCGCTGGTTGGGCATTCGTCCCAGCGTACGTGGCGTCGTAATGAACCCGATTGACCATCCGATGGGCGGTGGCGAAGGAAGAAGCTCTGGCGGTCGGCACCCGTGTACGCCGTGGGGCAAACCGACGAAGGGTTACAAGACTCGTCATAACAAGTCGACTGAGAAGTGGATAGTACGTCATCGTTCGGCGAAGAAGTAA
- the rpsS gene encoding 30S ribosomal protein S19, with protein sequence MARSIKKGPYIDPRISVKIDALNKDRKKVVVKTWARRSMISPAFIGHTLAVHNGKKFIPVFITENMVGHKLGEFAPTRVFKGHSGHRKTEKAAKAK encoded by the coding sequence ATGGCACGTTCGATTAAAAAGGGTCCGTATATCGATCCGCGCATCTCCGTAAAAATCGATGCGTTGAATAAGGATCGCAAAAAGGTTGTGGTGAAAACATGGGCACGACGCTCAATGATTTCGCCGGCCTTTATCGGACACACCTTAGCGGTGCATAACGGCAAAAAGTTCATTCCGGTATTCATTACCGAGAATATGGTCGGACACAAGCTGGGCGAATTCGCACCGACCCGCGTATTCAAAGGACACAGCGGTCACCGGAAAACGGAAAAAGCTGCGAAAGCCAAGTAA
- the rplV gene encoding 50S ribosomal protein L22, giving the protein MEARCVARFVRVTPQKMRMVAGLVRGKTVSQAIDLLHFAGKPTALPMEKALRSALANLMNKEEARGVDADIVRIAEINVQDGPSLKRWLPRAQGRATPIIKRSCHIFVRVEEDPKALAKRQAEEAAKRAARVKRSKAKKEDTKEQSGQE; this is encoded by the coding sequence ATGGAAGCAAGATGTGTTGCCCGCTTTGTTCGAGTTACTCCGCAGAAAATGCGGATGGTAGCCGGACTGGTGCGCGGGAAAACGGTAAGCCAGGCGATTGACCTGCTGCACTTTGCAGGGAAACCGACCGCGTTGCCGATGGAAAAAGCGCTGCGCAGCGCATTAGCGAATCTGATGAACAAGGAAGAAGCGCGCGGCGTCGATGCCGATATCGTGCGCATCGCCGAGATCAATGTGCAGGACGGACCTTCGCTCAAACGATGGTTACCCCGTGCGCAAGGTCGTGCGACGCCGATCATCAAGCGCAGTTGTCATATCTTTGTCCGGGTTGAAGAAGATCCGAAAGCGCTTGCCAAACGGCAGGCCGAGGAAGCGGCGAAACGAGCCGCCCGGGTCAAACGCAGCAAGGCAAAGAAAGAAGATACCAAAGAGCAGTCCGGGCAGGAATAA
- the rpsC gene encoding 30S ribosomal protein S3: MGQKTHPVGLRLGINRTWSSNWFDENDFAGKFDEDGKIRKYLKSRLQNASISRIEIERQGRQSVKVIVHSARPGVVIGRKGQQVDQIKEELAKLTGKNVALDIVEVRRPEIEAQLVADSIANQLTGKVSFRRAMKKAIQSARRLGAEGIKVTCSGRLGGAEMARTESYKEGRIPLHTLRAIIDFARSTSVTAYGTIGVKVWICKGEVFGKWSSTQVQQ, encoded by the coding sequence GTGGGTCAGAAAACGCATCCGGTTGGACTTCGATTAGGAATAAATCGGACTTGGAGTTCCAATTGGTTCGATGAAAACGATTTCGCCGGGAAATTTGATGAAGACGGTAAAATCCGGAAGTATCTCAAGAGCCGTTTGCAGAACGCAAGCATCTCGCGAATCGAAATCGAACGGCAAGGCCGGCAATCGGTAAAAGTGATTGTTCATTCCGCCCGTCCCGGTGTGGTGATTGGTCGTAAGGGTCAGCAAGTTGATCAAATTAAAGAAGAACTTGCTAAACTTACCGGAAAGAATGTCGCACTCGATATCGTCGAAGTACGCCGTCCCGAAATCGAAGCGCAGTTGGTGGCTGATAGCATTGCCAATCAGTTAACCGGAAAAGTAAGTTTCCGGCGGGCGATGAAGAAAGCAATCCAAAGCGCTCGCCGCCTTGGCGCTGAAGGGATTAAAGTCACCTGTTCCGGACGATTGGGTGGCGCGGAAATGGCAAGAACCGAATCGTACAAAGAAGGCAGAATCCCACTGCATACTTTACGTGCCATTATCGATTTTGCCCGCTCAACCTCGGTTACCGCGTATGGTACTATCGGCGTTAAAGTGTGGATTTGCAAGGGCGAAGTATTTGGTAAGTGGTCTTCCACCCAAGTGCAACAATAA
- the rplP gene encoding 50S ribosomal protein L16 has product MLAPKRIKYRKQQRGRMNGLAYRGGAVSFGEFGLKAMEPGWITARQIEAARIAISRHVKRGGKIWIRLFPDKPVTAKPAETRMGKGKGAPEYWVAVVKPGRVMFEIEGVTPDLAKAALSLAAQKLPINCKVVAREEF; this is encoded by the coding sequence ATGTTAGCACCGAAGCGAATAAAGTATCGTAAACAGCAGCGCGGCAGAATGAATGGTCTTGCCTATCGTGGCGGCGCGGTCTCGTTTGGCGAATTTGGACTGAAGGCGATGGAGCCCGGCTGGATCACAGCTCGACAAATCGAAGCGGCTCGTATCGCAATTTCCCGTCACGTAAAACGTGGTGGCAAAATTTGGATCCGGTTGTTCCCGGATAAGCCGGTAACCGCAAAACCAGCCGAAACCCGAATGGGTAAAGGAAAAGGTGCGCCCGAGTACTGGGTTGCTGTTGTGAAGCCGGGAAGAGTAATGTTTGAAATCGAGGGGGTAACCCCTGACTTGGCGAAAGCTGCGCTTTCCCTCGCAGCCCAAAAGCTGCCGATTAATTGCAAAGTAGTGGCGCGGGAGGAGTTCTAA
- the rpmC gene encoding 50S ribosomal protein L29, which yields MKFRELAELPLKDLQLKLTEMRNDMAELRFNKATQPLDNPLRLRVLRRNVAQAETLVKEYLNGTRKAPGAQ from the coding sequence ATGAAGTTTCGAGAATTGGCTGAATTGCCGCTCAAGGACCTTCAGTTAAAACTGACCGAAATGAGGAACGATATGGCAGAGTTGCGATTTAATAAAGCTACCCAGCCATTGGACAACCCACTTCGGCTCCGTGTCTTACGGCGGAATGTCGCACAAGCAGAAACCTTGGTGAAAGAGTACTTGAACGGTACTCGAAAAGCGCCGGGCGCGCAGTAG
- the rpsQ gene encoding 30S ribosomal protein S17, which translates to MEQVRGHRKVRIGRVVSSKMAKTVTVAVERRVPHALYGKYVRFTSKLYAHDELNVAGVGDLVKVMETRPLSKMKRWRLLEIIEKAK; encoded by the coding sequence ATGGAACAAGTTCGTGGTCACCGCAAAGTCCGGATCGGGCGAGTGGTATCCAGTAAAATGGCGAAGACGGTTACCGTCGCGGTGGAGCGCCGGGTTCCGCACGCATTGTACGGAAAATATGTTCGCTTCACCTCGAAGCTATACGCACACGACGAGTTAAACGTTGCTGGCGTTGGCGACTTGGTGAAAGTGATGGAGACCCGTCCGCTCTCGAAAATGAAGCGCTGGCGGCTTCTCGAGATTATCGAAAAAGCGAAGTAA
- the rplN gene encoding 50S ribosomal protein L14: MIREQTKLTVADNTGAKVVACFRLYGGSWRRSASIGDIIMVSVKSAIPGGQVKKGQKTKAVVVRTSKEIRRKDGTYIRFDDNACVLLDDKLEPRGTRIFGPVARELRDKNQMKIISLAPEVL; the protein is encoded by the coding sequence ATGATTCGCGAACAGACAAAATTAACGGTGGCGGATAATACCGGGGCGAAAGTCGTCGCATGTTTCCGCTTATATGGCGGCTCTTGGCGCCGTTCCGCAAGCATCGGGGATATCATCATGGTTAGTGTGAAGAGCGCCATCCCCGGCGGACAGGTCAAAAAAGGCCAAAAAACCAAGGCAGTCGTGGTGCGTACCAGCAAAGAAATTCGCCGCAAGGACGGAACCTATATCCGGTTCGACGACAATGCGTGCGTACTGTTGGACGACAAACTGGAACCCCGCGGTACCCGTATCTTTGGACCGGTTGCCCGTGAACTCCGCGACAAAAATCAAATGAAAATTATCTCGTTGGCGCCGGAAGTACTCTAA
- the rplX gene encoding 50S ribosomal protein L24: MHVRKNDTVVIITGNDSGKRGRVLKVYPKKQLIVVEGVRFIKRHTKPSQKLPKGGSIEREAAINAGNVMVVERQTNKPTRVGHKRIEENGKRRSVRVGKKSGNSF, from the coding sequence ATGCACGTCCGAAAAAACGACACCGTAGTAATCATAACCGGTAACGATTCCGGCAAGCGAGGTCGCGTGTTGAAAGTCTACCCGAAAAAGCAACTGATCGTTGTTGAAGGGGTGCGCTTCATCAAACGTCACACCAAGCCAAGCCAAAAGTTACCAAAGGGTGGAAGTATCGAACGCGAAGCGGCGATTAACGCCGGCAACGTGATGGTCGTTGAGCGGCAGACCAATAAACCGACCCGCGTCGGTCACAAACGAATCGAAGAAAACGGAAAACGTCGTTCGGTTCGCGTCGGTAAGAAATCCGGAAACTCGTTTTAA
- the rplE gene encoding 50S ribosomal protein L5 — translation MQETYKEKVIPALMEKLKLTNPMQVPKLVKIVINVGVGKGHEEAKLLESVVGEVSSITGMKPIVTKAKKSISNFKLREGMPIGVKTTLRRTVMWEFLDRFFNLAVPRIRDFRGVSDKSFDGRGNYTLGIKEQIIFPEINYDSVEKLHGMDITFVTTALNDEHARELLRELGMPFRKKAEAVVK, via the coding sequence TTGCAGGAAACATACAAAGAAAAAGTAATTCCTGCCTTAATGGAAAAGTTAAAGCTGACTAATCCGATGCAAGTGCCGAAACTGGTGAAAATTGTGATAAACGTCGGTGTCGGTAAGGGTCACGAAGAAGCGAAATTGTTAGAAAGCGTCGTTGGCGAAGTTTCTTCGATTACCGGTATGAAACCGATTGTAACGAAAGCGAAGAAATCGATTTCAAACTTTAAGTTGCGCGAAGGTATGCCGATTGGCGTGAAAACGACACTACGTCGAACTGTGATGTGGGAATTTTTGGATCGCTTCTTTAACCTGGCAGTTCCCCGTATTCGTGACTTCCGTGGGGTGAGCGATAAATCGTTCGATGGACGCGGAAATTACACCCTGGGCATAAAAGAGCAGATAATCTTCCCGGAAATCAATTACGATTCAGTGGAGAAACTGCACGGGATGGATATTACATTCGTTACGACTGCATTGAACGACGAACATGCACGTGAACTGTTACGGGAACTCGGAATGCCGTTCCGTAAGAAGGCGGAAGCCGTAGTGAAGTAA
- a CDS encoding 30S ribosomal protein S14, protein MARLAMRVKQARIVRKVTEAHVKAKDKKELGELIQKLPVLLRPTKIRNRCRRCGRARAYLRHYGVCRLCFRDLALQGEIPGVVKASW, encoded by the coding sequence ATGGCTCGCTTGGCGATGAGAGTAAAGCAGGCGCGGATCGTCCGAAAGGTTACAGAAGCGCATGTTAAAGCGAAGGACAAGAAGGAATTAGGAGAGCTCATTCAGAAGCTTCCCGTTCTGCTTCGTCCGACGAAGATTCGTAATCGGTGCCGCCGATGCGGTAGGGCACGTGCTTATCTCCGGCATTACGGCGTTTGCCGTCTCTGCTTCCGTGATCTCGCGTTGCAGGGAGAAATTCCGGGTGTAGTCAAGGCAAGCTGGTAA
- the rpsH gene encoding 30S ribosomal protein S8, with product MVTDPIADFLTAVRNAQAAKHRTVDVPSSKMKEAISQILVDQNFIRSFKRFEDGKQGILRVYLKYDEEGAPAIAGIRRASTPGRRRYVGKTEIPRVMNQLGISILTTPKGVITGGRARQLGVGGEILCYVW from the coding sequence GTGGTAACCGATCCGATTGCGGATTTTCTCACGGCGGTTCGTAATGCTCAAGCTGCGAAACACCGCACTGTAGATGTCCCCTCTTCTAAAATGAAAGAGGCGATCAGCCAAATCTTGGTCGATCAAAATTTTATTCGTTCCTTCAAGCGGTTTGAGGACGGCAAACAAGGAATCTTGCGGGTATACCTCAAGTATGACGAAGAAGGCGCACCAGCAATTGCCGGGATCAGGCGGGCTTCAACCCCTGGTCGTCGCCGGTATGTTGGAAAAACCGAGATTCCCCGGGTGATGAATCAATTGGGAATTTCGATTTTAACCACGCCAAAGGGAGTAATCACCGGAGGTCGGGCACGCCAGTTAGGCGTCGGTGGTGAAATACTCTGTTACGTCTGGTAG